A window from Alkalicoccobacillus plakortidis encodes these proteins:
- a CDS encoding DUF3817 domain-containing protein, whose translation MRDPIKQFKVIGYLEGISFLLLLGIAMPLKYMMGMDMAVTIVGAAHGALFVLYVAAIFYMMIRVRWSLLTALLAFIASIVPFGPFIFDAKILKHQETPA comes from the coding sequence ATGAGGGATCCGATCAAACAATTTAAAGTCATTGGTTATTTAGAGGGGATTTCATTTCTACTCTTACTTGGAATTGCGATGCCACTTAAATACATGATGGGAATGGACATGGCCGTGACTATTGTTGGGGCCGCGCACGGTGCTTTGTTTGTGTTATATGTTGCCGCAATATTTTATATGATGATTCGTGTTCGTTGGTCGCTTTTAACAGCTCTACTAGCTTTCATTGCATCAATTGTCCCCTTTGGTCCCTTTATCTTCGACGCCAAAATATTAAAGCATCAAGAAACTCCCGCATAA